A genomic window from Aerosakkonema funiforme FACHB-1375 includes:
- a CDS encoding tetratricopeptide repeat protein, with amino-acid sequence MDDDRIQAYLNLIQQLLHCPSGEEPQILQANSELLDLKFLEVCEVVAAQFAESGDENTADFLRSLIGHLEEFLVGDEEEEGEDLEDERMLEYGDFILELLQAIEQNNDGEVIYPILAERQHLLDDRFPEILQRVTGNLLIQHPNSVQRVLYYVESLSFHILDLPLGDRANNIEIAIAGYQIVLSHRPPGSEKWARTQHHIAHAYRHRIAGEKADNLEKAIAIHTSAFQIDIREGFPEDWANAQHHLAIAYLFRIEGEKADNLEKAIAAHTTSLEVYTREDFPDYWAMVQHNLAVIYSDRIKGEKADNLEKAIAFATNALEVYTPVAFPVYWAGMQNSLGSFYSARIGGEKADNLEKAIDAHTAALEVYTRQAFPEQWATTQNYLAKAYRDRIRGEKADNLEKAIALETAALEVTTHETFPQD; translated from the coding sequence ATGGATGACGATCGCATTCAAGCTTATCTCAATCTGATTCAACAACTGCTGCATTGTCCTAGCGGTGAAGAACCACAGATTTTACAGGCAAATTCGGAATTGCTGGATTTGAAGTTTCTGGAAGTTTGCGAGGTAGTAGCAGCACAGTTTGCCGAGTCAGGAGACGAGAATACGGCTGATTTTCTACGAAGTCTGATCGGTCATCTAGAGGAATTTTTGGTGGGGGATGAAGAGGAAGAAGGGGAGGATTTAGAAGATGAAAGGATGCTGGAGTATGGGGATTTTATTCTAGAATTATTGCAAGCAATAGAACAGAATAACGATGGAGAAGTTATTTACCCCATATTAGCAGAACGGCAACATCTCCTGGACGATCGCTTTCCGGAAATTTTACAGCGAGTGACTGGAAATTTGCTCATTCAACATCCGAACTCAGTGCAGCGAGTTCTCTACTATGTAGAATCTTTAAGTTTTCATATCCTTGATTTGCCTTTGGGGGATAGAGCAAATAATATTGAAATTGCGATCGCAGGTTATCAAATCGTTTTAAGTCATCGTCCACCGGGCAGCGAAAAATGGGCGCGAACGCAACATCATATAGCCCATGCCTATCGTCACAGAATCGCAGGCGAAAAAGCCGATAACCTAGAAAAAGCGATCGCTATACACACCTCTGCCTTCCAAATTGACATCCGCGAGGGATTTCCCGAAGATTGGGCGAACGCGCAACATCATCTGGCAATTGCCTATTTATTCAGGATCGAGGGCGAAAAAGCTGATAATCTGGAGAAAGCGATCGCCGCACACACTACTAGCCTCGAAGTATACACCCGCGAGGATTTTCCCGATTATTGGGCAATGGTGCAACATAATTTGGCAGTGATTTACTCCGATCGAATTAAGGGAGAAAAAGCTGATAATCTCGAAAAAGCGATCGCATTTGCCACCAACGCCCTCGAAGTATACACCCCGGTAGCATTTCCCGTATATTGGGCGGGGATGCAAAATAGTTTGGGCAGTTTCTACAGTGCCAGAATTGGGGGAGAGAAAGCTGATAATCTGGAGAAAGCGATCGACGCACACACCGCCGCCCTCGAAGTATACACCCGCCAAGCATTTCCCGAACAGTGGGCAACCACGCAAAATTACCTCGCCAAAGCTTATCGTGACAGAATCAGAGGCGAGAAAGCTGATAACTTAGAGAAAGCGATCGCATTGGAAACTGCCGCCCTCGAAGTTACTACCCATGAAACTTTTCCTCAAGATTGA
- a CDS encoding PAS domain S-box protein, whose protein sequence is MSSPLGYSSGLDRPIESEDPTQQSLRDRQLRTLFETALDAIAIVDDRGRYLDVNPAACELFGLQRNELLGRYIYEFAEPGYDFPAVWQQFLQQEKARGEFRLVRTDGEIRIVEYAATANFLPHRHLSVMRDVTERKQAQAQVEELSRQLAQSQAQLQEAGIAPGRIATPAESHPLEQIARHIPGVIYQFRMRPDGTFHLPYASEGLKEIYGVTPEEVREDASKMFAIIHPEDLDRLNQSILESAEHLTPWYCEYRVCLPDGRMLWLVGDATPQREPDGSTLWHGYIRDITDSKKAEADNQRLLAILESTSDLVGTADLTGKALYLNQAWRNLFDNNEDTIANVEISTSHPKWALDIIFNQGLPSAARSGSWHGETAIQDSTGREIPVSQVILAHKSTEGKVEYFSTILRDITESKATELALRNSLKQLSDIKFALDRAAIVSITDERGIINYANDNFCQISKYSKAEIIGQNHRLIKSDYHPKEFFQNLWQTISAGQEWQGEIKNKAKDGTYYWVDTTIIPLLNEHGKPSQYLSIRVDITSRKEAQAKLMETSHLQEAILDSAKYTIISTDPNGIIKTFNAAAQRLLGYSSAEMIDQLTPAVIHDLEEIKQRATELTAELGQPIAPGFEVFVAKARLGIVDEYEWSYIRKDGSRFPVQLSVTALRDRNGKITGFLGIGNDITDRKEAEAQLKEISDRLSLAFKSGKIGCWEWDLVQNTLLWDDRMYELYGVTKNTDSRLVYDIWATGLHPDDRETSERLIRQAVLGKAEFDIEFRVVHPDGSIHFIKAFGLVRRDAEGNPRKMIGINFDISDRKHQEQALRLIVEGTAAKIGDSFFKSCVQYIAQVLEVRYALIAIFVDSEKLSAQTLAFWAGDEFGDNFIYNLVGAPCENVYTKGDLCLYQNSVQSLFPKDADLVMLQAESYAGLPIINAAGERLGLLAVLDTKPMVKNLEMQSAILRIFATRAAAEIERIQAETALRQSEIQLRQQTQELEITLKKLQNTQTQLIQAEKMSSLGQLVAGIAHEINNPVSFIYSNIQPATNYANNLIELIHLYQKHYPNPPQAIANLTEDMDFDYLESDFSKLLASMKNGATRIRDIVKSLRTFSRLDEADLKEIDIYENIESTLVILQNRLNGRAGRPEIHVIKNYSKLPPIECYGGLLNQVFMNLLVNAIDAIEQRRQSLEHTEKLDYIGTIAITTCIPSKDRITISIHDNGCGMTHEVKEKIFNPFFTTKPVGKGTGMGLAISYQIITENHQGHLQCFSTLAKGTEFRIELPVRNHQ, encoded by the coding sequence ATGTCATCCCCATTAGGATATAGTTCTGGCCTCGATCGCCCCATCGAGTCAGAAGATCCAACCCAGCAGTCTCTTAGAGATCGTCAATTGCGGACGCTGTTTGAGACTGCCCTCGATGCGATCGCGATCGTCGATGACCGAGGGCGTTACCTAGATGTCAACCCCGCCGCCTGTGAATTATTTGGCCTACAGCGAAATGAACTGCTGGGACGCTACATCTATGAGTTTGCAGAACCTGGGTATGATTTCCCAGCAGTATGGCAACAATTTCTACAACAGGAAAAAGCGCGGGGTGAGTTTCGCTTAGTGCGGACTGATGGGGAAATCCGTATCGTGGAATACGCCGCAACAGCAAACTTTTTACCTCATCGCCATCTTTCCGTAATGCGAGATGTTACAGAACGCAAACAAGCACAGGCGCAAGTCGAGGAACTTAGCCGTCAACTGGCACAAAGCCAAGCGCAACTACAAGAAGCAGGTATTGCGCCAGGGAGGATAGCTACCCCCGCAGAGAGTCATCCCTTAGAACAAATTGCCCGCCACATTCCCGGAGTTATTTATCAGTTTCGGATGCGTCCTGATGGTACTTTCCATCTTCCCTACGCCAGTGAGGGTTTGAAAGAGATTTATGGCGTTACCCCAGAAGAAGTGCGCGAGGATGCTTCTAAGATGTTTGCAATTATTCATCCTGAAGATCTCGATCGCCTCAATCAATCCATTCTCGAATCTGCCGAACACCTTACCCCTTGGTATTGCGAATATCGAGTTTGCTTACCGGATGGACGGATGTTGTGGTTAGTCGGTGATGCTACGCCCCAGCGAGAACCAGATGGCAGTACCCTTTGGCATGGCTATATTCGGGATATCACAGACAGCAAAAAGGCTGAAGCTGACAATCAACGCTTGCTTGCCATTCTCGAAAGCACATCAGATTTAGTCGGAACTGCCGATTTAACGGGTAAAGCTTTGTATCTCAATCAAGCTTGGCGAAATCTGTTTGATAATAATGAAGATACAATCGCCAATGTGGAAATATCTACATCTCATCCCAAGTGGGCTTTAGATATTATCTTCAATCAGGGCTTGCCGTCAGCAGCACGTTCCGGCAGTTGGCACGGCGAGACAGCAATACAGGATTCGACCGGACGCGAAATTCCCGTTTCTCAAGTCATCCTAGCTCACAAATCAACGGAAGGAAAAGTCGAATACTTTTCCACAATCCTGCGAGATATTACAGAAAGTAAAGCCACAGAACTCGCTCTCCGCAATTCCCTAAAACAATTATCAGATATTAAATTTGCTTTGGATCGCGCCGCGATCGTTTCCATCACGGATGAACGAGGAATCATTAACTATGCCAACGATAATTTTTGCCAAATATCTAAATATTCTAAAGCCGAAATCATTGGCCAAAACCATCGCTTAATCAAATCCGATTATCATCCTAAAGAATTCTTCCAAAATCTTTGGCAGACTATTTCGGCAGGGCAAGAATGGCAAGGAGAAATCAAAAATAAAGCTAAGGATGGCACTTATTATTGGGTAGATACAACTATCATTCCTTTGCTCAACGAGCATGGTAAACCAAGTCAGTATTTGTCAATTAGAGTTGATATAACATCCCGCAAAGAAGCGCAAGCTAAGTTAATGGAAACTAGCCATTTACAAGAAGCAATTTTAGACAGCGCTAAGTATACAATTATTTCAACCGATCCTAATGGTATTATCAAAACTTTTAATGCTGCTGCCCAAAGATTATTGGGATATTCATCAGCCGAAATGATAGACCAACTTACACCAGCAGTTATTCACGATTTAGAAGAAATTAAACAACGGGCAACCGAACTAACCGCAGAACTCGGTCAACCGATTGCACCGGGGTTTGAGGTATTTGTTGCTAAGGCACGTTTGGGAATAGTTGACGAATATGAATGGTCTTATATTCGTAAAGATGGTTCTCGATTTCCCGTGCAACTTTCTGTCACGGCTTTACGCGATCGCAACGGAAAAATTACCGGATTTTTGGGTATAGGAAATGATATTACCGATCGCAAAGAAGCCGAAGCTCAACTGAAGGAAATATCAGACCGTTTGTCGTTGGCATTCAAGTCCGGGAAAATTGGCTGTTGGGAATGGGATCTCGTACAGAACACCCTCCTTTGGGACGATCGGATGTACGAGCTATATGGCGTAACCAAGAACACTGATTCCAGATTAGTTTACGACATTTGGGCAACTGGGCTACATCCTGATGACCGAGAAACCTCGGAAAGATTAATCCGTCAAGCTGTTTTGGGAAAAGCAGAATTTGATATTGAATTTCGCGTCGTTCATCCTGATGGTAGTATCCATTTCATTAAAGCATTCGGTCTAGTTCGGCGGGACGCAGAAGGTAATCCTCGAAAGATGATCGGGATTAATTTTGATATTAGCGATCGCAAACATCAAGAACAAGCTCTCCGTTTAATTGTTGAAGGTACAGCAGCAAAAATAGGCGACTCATTCTTCAAAAGTTGCGTCCAATATATCGCCCAAGTTTTAGAAGTACGTTATGCTTTGATCGCCATATTTGTTGATTCAGAAAAATTGTCCGCCCAAACTCTAGCATTTTGGGCAGGAGACGAATTTGGCGATAATTTTATTTACAATTTAGTCGGCGCTCCCTGTGAGAACGTTTATACTAAAGGTGATTTATGTTTATACCAAAATTCAGTTCAATCGCTTTTTCCTAAAGATGCTGATTTAGTCATGCTCCAAGCCGAAAGTTATGCTGGTTTACCGATTATAAATGCTGCTGGCGAGCGTTTGGGATTGCTGGCAGTTCTAGACACTAAGCCGATGGTAAAAAATCTAGAAATGCAATCGGCCATCTTGAGAATATTTGCTACTCGTGCTGCTGCTGAAATAGAGCGTATACAGGCAGAAACAGCATTGCGTCAATCAGAAATTCAACTGCGCCAACAAACTCAAGAATTAGAAATCACCCTCAAAAAATTGCAAAATACCCAAACTCAATTAATTCAAGCGGAAAAAATGTCAAGCTTGGGCCAATTAGTAGCTGGAATTGCCCATGAAATTAATAATCCGGTGAGTTTTATTTATAGCAATATTCAACCCGCTACTAATTATGCTAATAATTTAATTGAGTTAATTCACCTTTACCAAAAACATTATCCTAATCCACCCCAGGCGATTGCTAATTTGACAGAAGATATGGACTTTGATTATCTAGAAAGTGATTTTTCTAAGTTGTTGGCATCGATGAAAAATGGTGCGACGCGCATTCGCGATATTGTGAAGTCTTTGCGGACGTTTTCGCGTTTAGATGAAGCCGATTTGAAAGAAATAGATATTTACGAGAATATCGAAAGTACCCTAGTGATTTTGCAAAATCGCTTGAATGGTCGAGCGGGAAGACCAGAGATTCATGTCATCAAAAATTATAGTAAATTACCCCCGATCGAATGTTATGGGGGTTTATTAAATCAGGTATTTATGAATTTGTTAGTAAATGCGATCGATGCGATCGAACAACGGCGACAAAGCCTAGAACATACCGAAAAATTAGATTATATTGGTACGATCGCAATTACGACTTGTATTCCGTCTAAAGATCGGATTACCATCTCCATTCACGATAATGGTTGTGGAATGACTCACGAAGTTAAAGAAAAAATATTTAATCCCTTTTTTACGACTAAACCTGTCGGTAAAGGTACGGGTATGGGCTTAGCAATTAGCTATCAAATTATCACGGAGAATCATCAAGGTCATTTGCAGTGTTTTTCTACCCTTGCCAAAGGCACTGAGTTTAGAATTGAGTTGCCAGTTCGTAACCATCAATAG
- a CDS encoding Rpn family recombination-promoting nuclease/putative transposase — protein sequence MKTDSLFYNIFRQFPFIFFALLGIPAETTNQYEFTSQEVKQLSFRLDGLFLPINPNSQLPFYIVEVQFQPDPNLYYRLFAELFIYLRQYQPPHPWQLVVIYPNRQTERENNIHFQEMLALPNLTRIYIDELSTTETASLPIKLLKLIVEPENTAPDLARELAAQVRTEIPNVTVRDSLIELLETIVVYKLPQKSREEIAAMFNLSDLKKTRVYQEIQAEVQAEAQAEIAKIQAEAQEAKQREKATILRLVSLGLSTEQIATAIDLPLAEVEATIAEAEQN from the coding sequence ATGAAAACCGATAGTCTATTTTACAACATCTTCCGACAATTTCCCTTTATTTTCTTTGCCCTCCTGGGCATACCAGCCGAGACTACCAACCAATACGAATTTACCTCCCAAGAGGTGAAACAATTATCCTTTCGGTTAGATGGTTTATTCCTACCAATTAACCCCAATTCTCAACTACCATTCTATATTGTGGAGGTGCAATTTCAACCAGATCCAAATTTGTACTATCGTCTATTTGCCGAACTATTTATCTATCTCAGACAATACCAACCGCCGCATCCTTGGCAGTTAGTAGTAATCTACCCAAACCGCCAAACTGAAAGAGAAAATAATATCCACTTTCAGGAAATGTTGGCACTGCCTAATCTCACCCGTATTTACATCGATGAACTGAGTACGACAGAAACAGCATCTCTGCCGATAAAATTACTGAAACTAATTGTTGAACCGGAAAATACAGCGCCAGATTTGGCTAGAGAATTAGCTGCACAAGTGCGGACGGAAATACCTAATGTTACAGTCAGAGATAGTTTGATCGAATTACTTGAAACGATCGTTGTTTACAAGTTACCTCAAAAATCGAGAGAGGAGATAGCCGCTATGTTTAATCTAAGTGACTTAAAGAAAACCAGAGTTTATCAAGAAATTCAGGCTGAAGTACAAGCGGAAGCACAAGCTGAAATAGCCAAAATACAAGCTGAAGCGCAAGAAGCTAAACAGCGAGAAAAAGCTACAATTCTCAGACTGGTTAGCCTGGGATTAAGTACAGAACAAATTGCTACAGCCATAGACTTACCTCTGGCTGAAGTTGAAGCGACTATCGCCGAAGCCGAACAAAATTGA
- a CDS encoding type II toxin-antitoxin system RelE/ParE family toxin produces the protein MIQTFKNKALEKLFQENINKGVPPNLEKKIRIRLEVIDAALLLEDIRLPGYDLHELKGDRQGTWSIKVSGNWRITFRFDEGEVYDVNLEDYH, from the coding sequence ATGATTCAGACCTTTAAAAATAAAGCTCTTGAAAAACTGTTTCAAGAGAATATTAATAAAGGAGTACCTCCTAATTTAGAAAAGAAAATAAGAATTAGATTAGAGGTCATAGATGCAGCTTTACTGTTAGAAGATATTAGATTACCGGGTTATGATTTACATGAACTCAAAGGCGATCGCCAAGGAACTTGGTCAATTAAAGTATCAGGAAATTGGCGAATTACGTTTAGGTTTGACGAGGGTGAGGTTTATGATGTCAACCTCGAAGATTATCATTAA
- a CDS encoding BrnT family toxin, protein MDSLRFEWDDQKAQINIQKHGVSFDEAATVFYDPLYLEDYDEAHSDQEDRFKIVGISSNGRLLVVTYIERVDRIRIISSRLATKNEQRIYESQT, encoded by the coding sequence ATGGATTCATTACGGTTTGAATGGGACGACCAAAAAGCACAAATTAATATCCAAAAGCATGGGGTTTCCTTTGATGAGGCGGCAACTGTTTTCTACGATCCCCTCTATCTTGAAGATTACGATGAAGCTCACTCTGACCAGGAAGATCGGTTTAAGATTGTAGGCATATCAAGCAATGGGCGCTTGTTGGTTGTCACTTACATTGAACGAGTCGATAGAATACGGATTATTAGTTCTAGATTAGCGACAAAAAATGAACAACGAATCTATGAATCACAAACTTGA
- a CDS encoding HigA family addiction module antitoxin: MIQKRENPLQDRPAKPVHPGEVIADILEDLAITPTQFAEILGVSNQVVNDLIQGEQPITVDLAIRIGKAFGNGHRLWLNLQQKVDVWNAWRIHQQEYDRVLNLI; this comes from the coding sequence ATGATACAAAAAAGAGAAAATCCGCTCCAAGATAGACCAGCAAAACCAGTACATCCTGGGGAAGTTATTGCCGATATTTTAGAAGATTTAGCAATTACTCCGACACAATTTGCCGAAATTTTAGGAGTGTCCAATCAAGTTGTTAATGACCTTATTCAAGGTGAACAACCTATTACTGTTGATTTAGCTATTAGAATTGGTAAAGCTTTTGGTAATGGTCATAGACTTTGGTTAAATCTTCAGCAAAAAGTTGATGTTTGGAATGCTTGGCGCATTCATCAACAAGAATACGATCGCGTGTTAAATTTAATTTGA
- a CDS encoding sulfite exporter TauE/SafE family protein, which yields MLIWTIGHLLAVCIGISLGLLGGGGSVLALPILVYVMGIAPKSAIAMTLVIVGSVSLLGVIPHWRRGNINLKKAYIFGSATMLGAFIGAKIAVLPIVTETFQMALFAMMMLLMAVFMILRNSQSKNQPQKEKPKPIPSPQTVHKYSWLWLTVEGVGVGILTGLIGVGGGFAIVPALVLLGNTPMKEAIGTSLLIIALNAVAGLIGYLGHVSFDTFLTVSFTLAASLGTLLGAYLAQFVSAQQLQKSFGYFLLAVAAFVLFQNQSGFHKSERTSSKAIQHTSTTIKQPITCSTRRLG from the coding sequence ATGCTTATTTGGACGATCGGACATTTGTTAGCTGTCTGTATTGGTATTAGTTTGGGATTGTTGGGCGGAGGTGGATCTGTATTGGCTTTGCCAATACTGGTCTATGTGATGGGAATAGCACCCAAGTCTGCGATCGCGATGACTTTAGTCATTGTTGGCTCCGTTAGTTTGCTCGGAGTTATTCCCCATTGGCGACGAGGAAATATTAATTTGAAAAAAGCTTACATTTTCGGTTCTGCTACTATGTTAGGAGCATTTATCGGAGCCAAAATAGCCGTACTACCTATCGTTACAGAAACCTTTCAAATGGCCTTATTTGCCATGATGATGCTACTCATGGCTGTGTTTATGATCTTGCGAAATTCTCAATCTAAAAACCAACCTCAAAAAGAAAAACCAAAACCAATTCCTTCTCCTCAAACAGTGCATAAATATAGTTGGTTGTGGTTAACAGTTGAAGGAGTAGGCGTAGGCATTTTAACTGGTTTAATAGGCGTCGGCGGAGGATTTGCCATTGTGCCGGCTTTAGTGCTATTGGGAAATACCCCCATGAAAGAGGCAATTGGCACATCCCTGCTAATTATTGCTCTCAATGCTGTGGCTGGATTAATAGGTTATTTGGGTCATGTTTCTTTTGATACTTTCCTGACTGTATCATTTACATTAGCTGCTAGTTTGGGAACTTTATTGGGCGCTTATTTAGCTCAATTTGTCTCCGCACAACAACTTCAGAAAAGCTTTGGTTATTTTCTTTTAGCTGTGGCTGCGTTTGTTTTATTTCAAAATCAATCAGGATTTCATAAATCTGAAAGAACTTCTTCTAAAGCAATCCAACATACTTCAACTACAATTAAACAACCTATTACCTGTAGTACCCGTAGGTTGGGTTGA
- a CDS encoding CHAT domain-containing protein has product MNEERIQAYVNLIQELLNCPSGEEPEILQANSDLLDLGFLQVCEGVAGQLAEAGNENAVDFLRNLASQLGEWLGMQSAGNGDISEDENIENYRNFILDLLQAEEESNSDVAVIYPMLGERQHLLNGRFAEILQQVAENLIAEHPETIESILGVIENLSIDISDFPLGNRRNNIEIAIIGYQIVLSHRETGSEKWAGTQNNLGIAYRNRIKGEKADNLELAIASYTAALEVRTRQAFPQNWATTQNNLGTAYSDRIKGEKADNLELAIASYTAALEVYTREAFPQDWAMTQNNLGNAYSDRIKGEKADNLELAIASYTAALEVYTRQAFPQNWAMTQNNLGAAYFDRIKGEKADNLELAIASYTAALEVYTRQAFPQNWATTQNNLGFTYSDRIKGEKADNIKQAIKCYREALEILTPTAFPLDCLQTGQNLGNLAFELQDWENAIHGYGNAISAVEQSREWATSQRSKREILENALYIYEKMVQSCINAQRYDTALLTIERSKSRTLTELLDSANLEPRNATDDQKQRFRQLRRQINQLQQEFDRNETPAETKTDSDSKTQQRSISVAATSPSPTSPQQTQLKTLQQQLNQLLIEINDPTFTDTQKVTPQLPDFTQLLDHKTALIEWYLPPYAESGFYTFIVTISNQPKATPEIQYLDFSPQQRQQLDSDIDTYLSDYRQTTWGDTLSSRLTTLAASLHLNEVLAKIPDRIEKLILIPHCDLHLLPLHALKGKRKAETGYLIDLFPQGIQYAPSCQILERLHQRQRQSPPKTSLFAIQNPTEDLDYTEIEVETISRQFNPDIHILKREKATKKAFNSPENLAQLSAAYYAHFSCHGSFDAQNPLESALFFASEIAIPNLSEISETPENKHRYITLRNGRRLDKLTQGLTLKEIFANLSLPVCRLVTLSACETGLVERVSTDEYIGLPSGFFYVGAINVVSSLWCVSDFATAFLMIRFYQELEKISHIAIALQTAQKWFKSVNRPNFLTWSQNEVKMDENQLTILEMILLTEFPNYQPFAEPQYWAAFCPIGL; this is encoded by the coding sequence ATGAATGAGGAACGCATTCAAGCTTACGTGAATCTGATTCAAGAACTGCTAAATTGTCCAAGCGGGGAAGAACCAGAGATTTTACAGGCAAACTCGGATTTGTTGGATTTGGGTTTTCTGCAAGTTTGCGAGGGAGTAGCGGGACAGTTGGCAGAGGCGGGAAATGAGAATGCAGTTGATTTTTTGCGAAATCTTGCCAGTCAGTTAGGGGAATGGTTGGGAATGCAGTCAGCGGGGAATGGCGATATTTCAGAAGATGAAAATATCGAAAATTATCGAAACTTTATCCTAGATTTATTGCAAGCAGAAGAAGAAAGCAATAGCGATGTGGCGGTAATTTACCCGATGTTAGGGGAACGGCAACATCTCCTCAATGGGCGATTTGCGGAGATTTTACAGCAAGTGGCTGAAAATTTAATTGCCGAACATCCAGAAACAATTGAGTCAATTCTCGGCGTTATCGAAAATTTGAGTATTGATATTAGTGACTTTCCTTTGGGAAACAGAAGGAATAATATTGAAATTGCAATTATAGGTTATCAAATAGTTTTAAGTCATCGGGAAACGGGTAGCGAAAAATGGGCGGGAACGCAAAATAATCTGGGAATCGCCTACAGAAATAGAATCAAAGGGGAAAAAGCAGATAACCTAGAATTAGCGATCGCATCCTACACCGCCGCATTGGAAGTTCGCACTCGCCAAGCTTTTCCCCAAAATTGGGCAACGACGCAAAATAATCTGGGAACTGCCTACTCAGATAGAATCAAAGGCGAAAAAGCAGATAACCTAGAATTAGCGATCGCATCCTACACCGCCGCATTGGAAGTTTACACTCGCGAAGCTTTTCCCCAAGATTGGGCAATGACGCAAAATAATCTGGGAAATGCCTACTCAGATAGAATCAAAGGCGAAAAAGCAGATAACCTAGAGTTAGCGATCGCATCCTACACCGCCGCATTGGAAGTTTACACTCGCCAAGCTTTTCCCCAAAATTGGGCAATGACGCAAAATAATCTGGGTGCTGCCTACTTTGATAGAATCAAAGGGGAAAAAGCAGATAACCTAGAATTAGCGATCGCATCCTACACCGCCGCCTTGGAAGTTTACACTCGCCAAGCTTTTCCCCAAAATTGGGCAACGACGCAAAATAATCTGGGGTTTACCTATTCTGATAGAATCAAAGGGGAAAAAGCAGATAATATTAAGCAAGCCATTAAATGTTATCGAGAAGCTTTAGAAATTCTCACGCCTACTGCTTTTCCCCTTGACTGTCTGCAAACAGGACAAAATCTCGGCAACCTCGCTTTTGAACTCCAAGACTGGGAAAACGCCATTCACGGGTATGGAAACGCCATATCTGCCGTCGAACAAAGTCGGGAGTGGGCGACATCCCAACGCAGCAAGCGAGAAATCCTCGAAAACGCCCTGTATATATACGAAAAAATGGTGCAAAGCTGCATCAATGCCCAACGCTACGATACCGCCCTCCTCACCATCGAACGCAGCAAATCTCGCACCCTGACAGAACTCCTCGACAGCGCCAACTTAGAACCGCGAAACGCCACCGACGACCAAAAACAACGATTTCGCCAACTTCGCCGCCAAATCAACCAACTGCAACAAGAATTCGACCGCAACGAAACCCCAGCAGAAACCAAAACAGACAGCGACAGCAAAACCCAGCAACGAAGTATTTCCGTCGCCGCCACTTCCCCATCCCCAACATCTCCCCAACAAACCCAACTGAAAACCCTGCAACAGCAACTCAATCAACTGCTGATAGAAATCAACGACCCCACTTTCACCGACACCCAAAAAGTCACCCCCCAACTACCCGACTTTACCCAACTTCTCGACCACAAAACCGCCCTCATCGAGTGGTATCTTCCCCCTTATGCTGAATCTGGGTTTTATACATTTATAGTCACAATCTCAAATCAACCCAAAGCAACACCCGAAATCCAATATCTCGACTTTTCCCCCCAACAACGCCAACAACTCGACAGCGACATCGACACCTACCTCAGCGACTACCGCCAAACAACCTGGGGCGATACTCTCAGCAGTCGCCTCACCACCCTCGCCGCCTCACTTCACCTCAACGAAGTCCTCGCCAAAATCCCCGACAGAATCGAAAAACTGATTCTAATTCCCCACTGCGACTTACATCTGTTACCACTTCACGCATTAAAAGGTAAAAGAAAAGCAGAAACAGGATATCTCATCGATTTATTTCCCCAAGGAATACAATACGCCCCCAGTTGTCAAATTTTAGAACGCCTCCACCAACGCCAACGCCAATCACCGCCCAAAACATCCCTATTCGCCATCCAAAATCCCACCGAAGATTTGGATTACACCGAAATCGAAGTCGAAACAATTTCCCGCCAGTTCAATCCAGACATTCACATCCTCAAACGCGAGAAAGCAACCAAAAAAGCGTTTAACTCACCAGAAAACTTAGCCCAATTAAGTGCAGCTTACTACGCCCATTTCTCCTGTCATGGCAGTTTCGATGCCCAAAATCCTCTCGAATCCGCCTTATTTTTCGCCAGCGAAATCGCCATCCCAAACTTATCTGAAATTTCCGAAACTCCAGAAAACAAACACAGATATATCACCCTCCGCAACGGTCGCCGCTTGGATAAACTCACCCAAGGATTAACCCTCAAAGAAATCTTCGCTAATCTCAGCTTACCAGTTTGTCGCCTCGTCACCCTTTCCGCCTGCGAAACCGGATTAGTCGAACGAGTTTCCACCGACGAATATATCGGTTTACCCAGCGGGTTTTTCTATGTAGGCGCGATAAACGTCGTCAGCAGCTTATGGTGTGTCAGCGATTTCGCCACCGCTTTTTTAATGATTCGCTTCTATCAAGAATTAGAAAAAATCTCCCATATCGCCATCGCCTTGCAAACCGCCCAAAAGTGGTTCAAAAGCGTTAACCGCCCAAACTTCCTAACCTGGTCGCAAAATGAAGTTAAAATGGATGAAAATCAACTTACGATCCTAGAAATGATCCTGCTTACCGAATTTCCCAACTACCAACCCTTCGCCGAACCGCAATATTGGGCAGCTTTCTGCCCCATCGGTTTATGA